In the genome of Quercus robur chromosome 3, dhQueRobu3.1, whole genome shotgun sequence, one region contains:
- the LOC126719330 gene encoding uncharacterized protein LOC126719330 → MEAKSIRVLGNSQLIMGQVNGMYEAKEERMKKYLSRVMCLVKRFEKADFVQISREKNVDADTIAKEASANESMDESDEVQYMPSIDIPKYNRDFCLHFGIQNHYSSPAHPQANSQAEVANRSLLKIIKTRLEGAEGVWPDELPRVLWADRTTVRTPTGETPFKLAYGSDAVIPAEVHMANHRVMIYQDKDNEEQLHLNLDLVDEVRADAEHRAAKYKNLMARQYDAMLCLMLFVLEA, encoded by the exons ATGGAAGCCAAGTCCATACGTGTCCTGGGGAATTCTCAACTGATCATGGGGCAAGTAAATGGGATGTATGAAGCAAAGGAAGAACGGATGAAGAAATACCTTAGTAGGGTGATGTGCCTTgtgaaaagatttgaaaaagctGACTTCGTTCAAATCTCAAGGGAAAAGAACGTGGATGCTGATACTATAGCAAAAGAAGCCTCAGCAAATGAATCAATGGACGAATCAGATGAAGTCCAGTATATGCCAAGTATAGATATCCCGAAGTACAACAG GGACTTTTGCTTACACTTTGGAATTCAAAACCATTATTCCTCACCTGCACATCCCCAAGCCAACAGCCAAGCTGAAgttgcaaaccgatccttgttgaaaatcatcaagacacGACTTGAGGGGGCAGAGGGAGTATGGCCAGATGAATTACCAAGAGTTTTATGGGCAGACAGGACCACAGTAAGAACCCCTACAGGGGAGACTCCTTTCAAGCTAGCCTATGGAAGCGATGCAGTCATACCTGCAGAAGTACATATGGCCAATCACAGGGTGATGATATATCAAGACAAAGATAATGAGGAACAACTCCATCTGAACCTCGATCTAGTAGACGAGGTAAGGGCAGATGCAGAACACAGGGCAGCAAAGtacaagaacctcatggctaggcagtATGATGCGATG TTATGTTTAATGTTGTTTGTGTTGGAAGCTTGA